The window CGACCTCTACTTCCCCGCTCTGATCGGCAGCGGGGTGCAGGCGGATCGGGAAGCCGACCAGGCTGACCGCGCGGAGTCCAGATCATCACGCGACAACGCCGCCGCCCTCCAGGACTTCCGTGCGCGACTGGAGCAGGCGCTTGCTGACGGTGATCAACAAGCGCTCAACGCGCTGGCTGTCGAGGCGGTCGCGCGCTTCGGCGCGATGCCCGGACGTGGTCCCGGCTTGTCGAGTTGGTCGGCGTACACCGCTCTGCAGCGAGTGAGCCCCACCGAACTCGCCGACCGACTCGTCCAAGCTTCTCCTGACCGGCCAGCTGACCGACGAGGAGGCCGAGCGAGCAGCCCACCAACGCATCGGCGACTTCAGCAGACGCGTCGAGAACGACGCGCGTCGCCGGATCGCGGAGGAGAAGGGCGCCGAGCACGTCGCCAACGTCGCGCTGCGTCCCACGATCGATCGTCTCGATTTCACCAGTGCCCGCAAGGCCGACCTGGAGGAGATGCGACGCGAGATCTATCCGCTTGCCCGGCGGCTGGCGACTCGGCTCACCCAGGAACAGCACGCCAAACGCAAGGGCCCGCTCGACTTTCGCCGGACCGTACGCGCCTCGATGTCGACCGGCGGCGTCCCTCTCAACACCTTCCACAAACCCAAGCGCCCGCACCGCACCGAGCTCGTCGTGTTGTGCGATGTCTCGGGCAGCGTGGCCAACTTCGCGCAGTTCACCCTGCTGCTGGTGTTTGCGTTGCGCGACCAGTTCCAGAAGGTGCGCGCGTTCACCTTCGTCGACCACATCCACGAGGTCACCCACCACTTCAAGCCGGGTGCCGACGTCGCCGACGTGATGACCGATCTCGCGGCGAGCACCGCGCAGGCGGCGTTGTGGGGGCGTACGAACTACGGCCGCGCCTTCACCAAGTTCGAGGAGTCGTACGCCGATGCGCTCGGCCCCAAGTCCTCGCTGCTGGTCCTAGGTGACGCCCGCAGCAACTACGCCGACCTCCAACTCGACACCCTCAAGCGGCTCGTCGCCAACACCCGACACCAGTGGTGGCTCAACCCTGAGCACCGTCGGCACTGGGGCACGGGTGACTCTGCTGCGCCGGAGTACGCCGCCCTCATGGCGATGATCGAGTGCCGCAACCTCACCCAGTTGGGGCAGTTCGTACACGACCTGGTGTGACCCCGTC of the Nocardioides sp. genome contains:
- a CDS encoding VWA domain-containing protein, giving the protein MRREIYPLARRLATRLTQEQHAKRKGPLDFRRTVRASMSTGGVPLNTFHKPKRPHRTELVVLCDVSGSVANFAQFTLLLVFALRDQFQKVRAFTFVDHIHEVTHHFKPGADVADVMTDLAASTAQAALWGRTNYGRAFTKFEESYADALGPKSSLLVLGDARSNYADLQLDTLKRLVANTRHQWWLNPEHRRHWGTGDSAAPEYAALMAMIECRNLTQLGQFVHDLV